A genomic region of Staphylococcus roterodami contains the following coding sequences:
- the coaE gene encoding dephospho-CoA kinase (Dephospho-CoA kinase (CoaE) performs the final step in coenzyme A biosynthesis.) has product MPKVIGLTGGIASGKSTVSELLTVFGFKVVDADKAARKAVEKGSKGLAQVRETFGEEAIDENGEMDRQYMGDLIFNQPEKRLELNAIVHPIVREIMEDEKNEYLNQGYNVIMDIPLLYENELENTVDEVWVVYTSESIQMDRLMQRNDLSLEDAKARVYSQISIDKKSRMADHVIDNLGDKLELKQNLERLLEEEGYIEKPNYGEE; this is encoded by the coding sequence ATGCCGAAAGTTATTGGTCTTACGGGCGGGATTGCCTCAGGGAAATCAACAGTATCAGAACTATTAACGGTCTTTGGATTTAAAGTAGTGGATGCTGATAAAGCAGCGAGAAAAGCTGTTGAAAAAGGAAGTAAAGGTTTAGCTCAAGTACGTGAAACCTTTGGTGAAGAAGCAATTGATGAAAATGGCGAAATGGATAGACAATATATGGGAGATTTAATATTTAATCAACCAGAAAAACGTTTAGAGTTAAATGCTATTGTTCATCCAATTGTTCGAGAAATTATGGAAGATGAAAAGAATGAATATTTAAATCAAGGTTATAATGTGATTATGGATATTCCGTTGTTATATGAAAATGAATTAGAAAACACTGTTGATGAAGTGTGGGTTGTTTATACATCTGAAAGTATTCAAATGGATAGATTAATGCAACGTAACGATTTATCATTAGAAGACGCAAAAGCGCGTGTATATAGTCAAATTTCTATTGATAAGAAAAGTAGAATGGCTGATCATGTTATTGATAATCTTGGAGATAAGTTAGAGTTGAAACAAAACCTTGAAAGATTGTTAGAAGAAGAAGGATATATTGAAAAGCCAAACTATGGAGAAGAATAA
- the gap gene encoding type I glyceraldehyde-3-phosphate dehydrogenase has translation MSTNIAINGMGRIGRMVLRIALQNKNLNVVAINASYPPETIAHLINYDTTHGKYDLIVEPIENGLQVGDHQIKLVADRNPENLPWKELDIDIAIDATGKFNHGDKAIAHIKAGAKKVLLTGPSKGGHVQMVVKGVNDHQLDIEEFDIFSNASCTTNCIGPVAKVLNDQFGIINGLMTTVHAITNDQKNIDNPHKDLRRARSCNESIIPTSTGAAKALKEVLPELEGKLHGMALRVPTKNVSLVDLVVDLEKEVTADEVNQAFENAELEGIIEVEHQPLVSVDFNTNPHSAIIDAQSTMVIDGNKVKVIAWYDNEWGYSNRVVDVAEQLGELLKSKTTVSAS, from the coding sequence ATGTCAACGAATATTGCAATTAATGGTATGGGTAGAATTGGAAGAATGGTATTACGTATTGCATTACAAAATAAAAATCTTAATGTAGTAGCAATTAATGCTAGTTATCCGCCCGAAACGATTGCACATTTAATCAATTATGATACTACACATGGTAAGTATGATTTAATAGTCGAACCAATCGAAAATGGTTTACAAGTTGGTGACCATCAAATTAAATTAGTTGCTGATAGAAATCCTGAAAACTTGCCTTGGAAAGAATTGGATATTGATATTGCTATAGACGCTACTGGTAAATTTAACCATGGAGATAAAGCTATAGCGCATATTAAAGCTGGTGCTAAGAAAGTATTATTAACTGGGCCTTCGAAAGGTGGCCATGTTCAAATGGTTGTAAAAGGTGTTAATGATCATCAATTAGATATAGAGGAATTTGATATTTTTAGTAACGCGTCATGCACTACAAACTGTATTGGACCTGTGGCTAAAGTTTTAAATGATCAATTTGGCATTATTAATGGATTAATGACTACAGTTCATGCGATAACAAATGACCAAAAAAATATTGATAATCCACATAAAGATTTAAGACGCGCGCGTTCTTGTAATGAAAGTATTATTCCTACATCAACTGGTGCAGCGAAAGCGTTAAAAGAAGTGTTGCCAGAATTAGAAGGTAAATTGCATGGTATGGCACTACGTGTTCCAACAAAAAATGTATCATTAGTTGATTTAGTCGTTGATTTAGAAAAAGAAGTAACTGCTGATGAAGTAAATCAAGCTTTTGAAAATGCTGAGCTTGAAGGTATTATCGAAGTTGAACACCAACCGCTTGTGTCAGTAGATTTTAATACAAATCCACATTCGGCTATTATTGATGCTCAATCAACAATGGTTATTGATGGTAATAAAGTGAAAGTCATCGCATGGTATGACAACGAATGGGGGTATTCAAATAGAGTTGTAGATGTAGCAGAACAACTTGGTGAACTTTTAAAATCAAAGACAACAGTAAGTGCAAGTTAA
- the nrdR gene encoding transcriptional regulator NrdR, whose translation MKCPKCNSTQSKVVDSRHADELNAIRRRRECENCGTRFTTFEHIEVSQLIVVKKDGTREQFSREKILNGLVRSCEKRPVRYQQLEDITNKVEWQLRDEGHTEVSSRDIGEHVMNLLMHVDQVSYVRFASVYKEFKDVDQLLASMQGILSENKRSDA comes from the coding sequence ATGAAATGCCCGAAATGTAATTCTACACAATCTAAAGTCGTAGATTCAAGGCATGCCGATGAATTAAATGCCATTCGTAGACGAAGAGAATGTGAAAATTGTGGAACACGTTTCACTACATTTGAACATATCGAAGTCAGTCAGCTTATTGTTGTGAAAAAAGATGGCACAAGAGAGCAATTTTCAAGAGAAAAAATACTTAATGGACTTGTACGTTCATGTGAAAAGCGTCCAGTTAGATATCAACAACTTGAAGATATTACTAATAAAGTTGAATGGCAATTAAGAGATGAAGGTCATACAGAAGTATCTTCACGAGATATAGGTGAGCATGTGATGAATTTATTGATGCATGTTGATCAAGTCTCTTATGTGAGATTTGCATCTGTTTACAAAGAGTTTAAAGATGTTGACCAATTATTGGCATCAATGCAAGGGATTTTAAGTGAAAATAAACGGAGTGATGCATAA
- the polA gene encoding DNA polymerase I — MNKLVLIDGNSLSFRAFYALPLLSNKAGIHTNAVYGFAMLLEKILKEEKPDHFLVAFDAGKTTFRHEKYSEYKGGRQKTPPELSEQFPYIRQLLDAYHIKRYELDNYEADDIIGTLSKEADKAGFQTIIITGDRDLTQLATDNVSIYYTKKGVTDVDHYTPEFIAEKYNGLTPSQIIDMKGLMGDSSDNIPGVAGVGEKTAIKLLNQFNTVEGVYEHLDEVSGKKLKEKLENSKEDALMSKELATINVDSPIEVSLEDTLMTNQDDQQEKIELFKKLEFKQLLGDLDQTLGIEELEEKTFEIDTTFDNVDFDALTEAAIHLELDGGNYLKDNILKFSLFTGDKHVVIDSEDIKKHEELVKWLENPNTKKVVYDAKKTYVASHRLNINIQNITFDIMLASYIIDPSRTISDVQSVVSLYGQSYVKDDISIYGKGKKFKVPEDDVLNPYVASITDAIYFSKPNMDKQLEEYNQVELLADLELPLAQILSKMEETGIYTDINDLQEMELEIQQKLDVLIKNIHEAAGEAFNINSPKQLGVVLFETLKLPVIKKTKTGYSTAVDVLEQLQGEHPIIDYILEYRQLSKLQSTYVEGLQKVISDDQRIHTRFNQTLAQTGRLSSVDPNLQNIPVRLEEGRKIRKAFKPTSKDSVILSADYSQIELRVLAHITQDESMKEAFINGDDIHTATAMKVFGVEADQVDSLMRRQAKAVNFGIVYGISDYGLSQSLGITRKKAKAFIDDYLASFPGVKQYMSDIVKDAKALGYVETLLHRRRYIPDITSRNFNLRGFAERTAMNTPIQGSAADIIKLAMVKFAEKMKDTTYQAKLLLQVHDELIFEVPKSEVESFSEFVEDIMENALQLDVPLKVDSSYGATWYDAK; from the coding sequence GTGAATAAATTAGTATTAATTGATGGTAATAGCTTAAGTTTTAGAGCTTTTTATGCATTACCTTTGTTATCAAACAAAGCTGGCATTCATACTAATGCTGTATATGGTTTTGCAATGTTATTAGAGAAAATTTTAAAAGAAGAAAAACCAGATCATTTTTTAGTTGCGTTTGATGCAGGTAAAACAACTTTCAGACACGAAAAGTACAGTGAGTATAAAGGTGGTCGTCAAAAGACGCCACCAGAATTAAGTGAGCAGTTTCCGTATATACGTCAACTTTTGGATGCTTATCATATTAAACGTTATGAATTAGATAATTATGAGGCAGACGACATTATTGGTACATTAAGCAAAGAAGCAGATAAAGCAGGATTTCAAACAATTATCATTACTGGAGATCGAGATTTAACGCAGCTTGCTACTGACAATGTATCGATTTATTACACTAAAAAAGGTGTTACTGATGTAGATCATTATACGCCTGAATTTATCGCGGAAAAATATAATGGACTTACACCTAGTCAAATTATTGATATGAAAGGTTTAATGGGAGATTCATCTGATAATATTCCTGGTGTCGCAGGTGTTGGTGAAAAAACAGCTATTAAATTATTAAATCAATTTAATACAGTAGAAGGTGTTTATGAACATCTAGATGAAGTTTCAGGTAAAAAGTTAAAAGAGAAACTTGAAAATAGTAAAGAAGATGCATTAATGAGTAAAGAATTAGCAACGATTAATGTGGATAGTCCAATAGAAGTTAGTTTAGAAGATACTTTAATGACTAATCAAGATGACCAACAAGAAAAAATTGAGTTATTTAAGAAGTTAGAATTCAAACAATTACTTGGTGACTTAGATCAAACATTAGGTATAGAAGAATTAGAAGAGAAGACTTTTGAGATAGATACAACATTTGACAATGTGGACTTTGATGCATTAACAGAAGCCGCTATTCATTTAGAATTAGACGGTGGCAATTATTTAAAAGACAATATTTTAAAATTTTCGTTATTTACAGGAGATAAACATGTAGTTATTGATTCTGAAGACATAAAGAAACATGAAGAATTAGTTAAATGGTTGGAGAATCCAAATACGAAAAAGGTTGTTTATGACGCGAAAAAAACATATGTTGCATCTCACCGTTTAAACATAAATATTCAAAATATTACTTTCGATATTATGTTAGCTAGTTATATTATTGACCCATCACGTACAATTAGTGACGTTCAATCTGTCGTTTCCTTATATGGTCAAAGTTATGTAAAAGATGATATTAGTATATATGGTAAAGGTAAAAAGTTTAAAGTACCTGAAGATGATGTCTTAAACCCATATGTAGCGTCTATAACTGATGCGATTTATTTTTCAAAACCAAATATGGATAAGCAATTAGAAGAATATAACCAAGTTGAACTATTAGCTGATTTAGAACTTCCTCTTGCTCAAATTTTAAGTAAAATGGAAGAAACAGGCATATATACTGACATTAATGATTTACAGGAAATGGAGCTAGAAATCCAACAAAAATTAGATGTTTTAATAAAAAATATTCATGAAGCTGCTGGTGAAGCATTTAACATTAATTCGCCAAAACAATTAGGTGTTGTGTTATTTGAAACATTGAAATTACCAGTTATTAAAAAGACAAAGACAGGCTATTCAACAGCAGTTGATGTTTTAGAACAATTGCAAGGTGAGCATCCAATAATTGATTATATTTTAGAGTATCGTCAATTATCAAAATTACAATCGACATATGTTGAAGGATTACAAAAAGTGATAAGTGATGATCAACGTATTCATACACGTTTTAATCAAACATTAGCGCAAACAGGTCGCTTATCAAGCGTAGATCCAAACTTACAAAATATTCCAGTTAGACTCGAAGAAGGACGTAAAATTAGAAAAGCATTTAAACCAACGTCTAAAGATAGTGTTATATTATCAGCTGACTACTCTCAAATCGAATTACGTGTGCTAGCGCATATTACACAAGATGAGAGTATGAAAGAAGCATTTATTAATGGTGATGATATTCATACAGCAACTGCCATGAAAGTGTTTGGTGTTGAAGCGGATCAAGTTGATAGTTTAATGCGTCGACAAGCAAAAGCCGTTAACTTTGGAATAGTTTATGGAATAAGTGATTATGGTTTGAGTCAAAGCTTAGGTATCACTAGGAAAAAAGCGAAAGCATTTATTGATGACTATTTGGCAAGTTTTCCGGGTGTAAAACAATATATGTCTGATATTGTTAAGGATGCAAAAGCATTAGGTTATGTTGAAACATTATTACATCGTCGTCGATATATACCTGATATTACGAGTCGTAACTTTAATTTACGTGGTTTTGCAGAACGTACAGCAATGAATACGCCTATTCAAGGCAGTGCAGCAGATATCATTAAATTAGCCATGGTTAAATTTGCAGAAAAAATGAAAGACACAACATACCAAGCTAAACTATTATTGCAAGTACATGATGAATTAATCTTTGAAGTACCTAAATCAGAAGTTGAATCATTTAGTGAATTTGTGGAAGATATTATGGAAAATGCTTTGCAATTAGATGTTCCATTAAAAGTAGATTCAAGTTATGGTGCAACTTGGTATGATGCGAAATAA
- the mutM gene encoding bifunctional DNA-formamidopyrimidine glycosylase/DNA-(apurinic or apyrimidinic site) lyase encodes MPELPEVEHVKRGIEPYIINESINKVIFSNKVIEGKVQGKETIVKGMELDTFKSLSEGYTITNVERRSKYIVFQLNNQQGQRILISHLGMAGGFFIVDELDDIAIPNYRKHWHVIFELSNGKKLIYSDIRRFGEIRNVASIASYPSFLEIAPEPFTKEAMPYYLNRINHKSNINKSIKQVILDHKVIAGCGNIYACEALFRAGVLPDKKVKDLSHQQQEMVFYYVREVLEEGIKYGGTSISDYRHADGKTGEMQLHLNVYKQATCKVCNSPIETKIIATRNSHFCPVCQK; translated from the coding sequence ATGCCAGAATTACCAGAAGTTGAACACGTAAAAAGAGGAATTGAACCTTATATTATAAATGAATCAATTAATAAAGTTATATTTTCGAATAAAGTTATCGAAGGAAAAGTACAAGGCAAAGAAACAATTGTAAAAGGAATGGAGCTAGATACCTTTAAATCTTTGTCAGAGGGTTATACTATTACTAATGTAGAACGAAGAAGTAAATATATTGTTTTTCAATTAAATAATCAACAAGGTCAACGCATATTAATTAGCCATTTAGGCATGGCAGGCGGCTTTTTTATAGTAGATGAGCTTGATGATATTGCAATACCAAATTATCGTAAACATTGGCATGTCATATTTGAACTTTCAAACGGTAAAAAATTAATTTATTCTGATATACGTCGATTTGGCGAAATTAGAAATGTTGCATCTATTGCATCATATCCTTCATTTTTAGAAATAGCACCTGAACCCTTTACAAAAGAAGCAATGCCATATTATTTAAATCGAATCAACCACAAGTCGAATATAAATAAGTCGATTAAACAAGTTATTCTAGATCATAAGGTTATTGCTGGTTGCGGAAATATATATGCTTGTGAAGCATTATTCCGTGCAGGTGTGCTGCCAGATAAAAAAGTCAAAGATTTATCACATCAGCAACAAGAAATGGTTTTTTATTACGTTCGAGAAGTTTTAGAAGAAGGTATAAAGTATGGTGGAACAAGTATTTCTGATTACCGTCATGCTGATGGAAAAACAGGTGAAATGCAATTGCATCTAAATGTTTATAAACAAGCAACTTGTAAAGTTTGTAATAGTCCAATAGAAACAAAAATCATCGCGACAAGAAATAGTCATTTTTGTCCAGTATGTCAAAAATAA